ATTCTTCACGTAATATCCTGTCGTATTACAAGCGGAGGCTAAAAGGGCCTTTCAGATGCACCTCGACACAGAACACCCCAAGCCGGAACGTGCTTACAGGGAATTCAATCTCGACAGGCCCGGCAACATCATCTTCGTCGGCCATCACCTCAGCACCGGAACGCAGGTGCGCTGCCTGATCCGCACGATCACGCTTGCCGGCGCATTGCTCGAAGTCAGCCCGAACCTGGAAATACCGAGCCATTTCTTCCTCGAAATCCTCGGCATCCATGACGAGATCGGTGCGACCGTGGTCAAACGCGAAGGCGAATTGGTGACGATCAGCTTCAACATGCTGATCAATCCGGAATTCCTGCACCACGTGTTGCGATTGAACTTCGAAACCTGAGGCTTTTTCCGATCCGTGAATCATCGCGGCGCGTCGCCTTTGTTTCGCCGCTCCGTCTTGCGGCGAGACGCGCGATGATCGGAACAGCCCAGAGAAATCCGCGCCATTCCGGACGATCGAGCGGATCGGCCAAGGGATCATGGCGGATCCGGCGATTGCCGATTTCGATTTCCCTAAAGAGAACAACCCAGTTGAGATCCATTGCTGCATTCTCCATCTATTTGGCTCAGGCACTTGAGCTAAGCCTTCGCGCCCTTCCGATGTAGAGGCGCTGGGGAAAGGGGGTTTTCATCCATGAAAGATGCGAGCTGGGACGACCTGCAACTTTTCTTCCATGTTGCGACCGGCGGCGGGCTTTCGGCGGCGGCGACGAGCACCGGGCTCAGCGCGCCGACGATCGGCCGGCGCATGCTGGCGCTCGAACGGGTGACGGGCCGCTCGCTCTTCAGCCGCGGCCCCACCGGTTATCTGCTCGCCAAGGACGGACAGGAACTGCTCGATCGCGTCCGGCTGATGCAGGATGCGGCGCGTGCGATCTCCGACTGGCGCGGCGAGGTGCTGACGCTTCCGATCGTCTCGACGGCCGCCGACAGCTGGACCTCGCGCTTCGTCGCCGACCATCTGGCCAGCGTCTGGACGCCGAAGGACAGCTTCCGCATGTGCTACAAGACCTGCGACGCCAGCGTCGATTTCACCTATCGCGAGGCGCATATCGCCATTCGCCACAGCCGACCGGAGAGCGGCAACGTCGCGATCCGCCGTTCGGTCAAGGTGGCGCATGCGGCCTATCAGGCGGCCGGCTATGACGAGAAAAACTGCAACTGGATCTCGCTCGGCACAGATACCGCCATCACGCCGGCGGACAAATGGACGTTCGAACAGCCGGATTCCTGGATCACCAGCTGGACGAACACGCCGCATATGCTGTTTTACCTCATCCGCGGCGGTGCCGGCCGCGGCGTGCTCCCCTGTTTCATCGGCGATCAGGAGCGCAGGCTCGTCCGCGCCGGGCCTGTCATCGACGAACTGACCTACGAAATGTGGATAGTTGC
The nucleotide sequence above comes from Rhizobium indicum. Encoded proteins:
- a CDS encoding LysR family transcriptional regulator, with translation MKDASWDDLQLFFHVATGGGLSAAATSTGLSAPTIGRRMLALERVTGRSLFSRGPTGYLLAKDGQELLDRVRLMQDAARAISDWRGEVLTLPIVSTAADSWTSRFVADHLASVWTPKDSFRMCYKTCDASVDFTYREAHIAIRHSRPESGNVAIRRSVKVAHAAYQAAGYDEKNCNWISLGTDTAITPADKWTFEQPDSWITSWTNTPHMLFYLIRGGAGRGVLPCFIGDQERRLVRAGPVIDELTYEMWIVAHDDERQRPEVRIVIDRLAALFADHEELFAGHKAAT